The following are encoded together in the Citrus sinensis cultivar Valencia sweet orange chromosome 1, DVS_A1.0, whole genome shotgun sequence genome:
- the LOC102616061 gene encoding acyl carrier protein 1, chloroplastic, whose amino-acid sequence MASVTGTSACMTSLSCSFKQTQGRISSVNSVSLSINGKSFPSLRMRSAPRFRVSCAAKPETVDKVCQIVKKQLALPADTTVTGESKFAALGADSLDTVEIVMGLEEEFGISVEEESAQTISTVQDAADLIEKLIETKSA is encoded by the exons ATGGCTTCAGTTACAGGAACTTCAGCCTGCATGACCTCTCTGTCTTGCTCTTTCAAGCAGACCCAG GGTAGGATCTCTAGTGTGAATTCAGTTTCACTTTCCATCAATGGGAAAAGCTTCCCATCCCTTAGAATGCGATCAGCACCCCGCTTCCGGGTTTCCTGTGCG GCCAAGCCTGAGACTGTGGATAAGGTTTGTCAAATTGTGAAGAAGCAGTTGGCACTCCCAGCAGATACTACCGTTACCGGGGAGTCAAAATTCGCTGCCCTTGGAGCTGATTCTCTTGATACG GTTGAGATTGTGATGGGACTGGAGGAGGAATTTGGGATCAGcgttgaagaagaaagtgcCCAGACCATCTCAACCGTTCAAGATGCTGCAGATCTGATTGAGAAGCTCATTGAGACCAAGAGTGCTTAA